In Ignavibacteriota bacterium, one genomic interval encodes:
- a CDS encoding T9SS type A sorting domain-containing protein, with protein sequence MDRLSQWSRLPLALGMLVITVLVPMLAFAGASTFTSDAFNSRNLIRPRWTITDAIGDATIKMAGYTTDSAMVQIALPGGVEHDLWTIGYNAPHITQACANEDFTVDVKFLSPLRGISFQTYLAEGLVVEQDSANLVRFDFTTGHEVDSVKAFAASFSDGFASPSTKINNKYFAGYDVGPLWLRVSRTGNTWKMYYSLNGTAYTLADSFVHALNVTRIGLFAGNAGPNPSAFTMKADYFFNSDSPVVPEEGTPVADNLGPYIYNVSYIAQPNAFMVKWKTDEPANGTVEWGTTAAYGSTPVGHASYTYDHRVIVNGTNPSTDHHFRVTGTDEQLQTNASADNVFFTGGYIDDLKMVSDDFGGGALNGSLWTTYNPRGDASFGIAGKKLTITVPGGVSHDIWTDGYTAPHILQDLKDFANVYEFTVKFTTPLVGSASNIMVQGIVAEQDTNNLIRANFSYDGTSVRIFIGGFYDGLSQPDILANEVLTGATSNLWLKLTQGGGTFRVWYSLNGTSWTFIPSIARPLNVTKVGVFAGNGGASPQAFTCSAEYVATTLPAKPYLATPLNNALNVFVPPTLAWDTTASATTYRLQVSTDPGFGSTVYSDSTLTAVTKQVAGLGYTTQYYWRVRGKNTWGVGATSDVYTFTTAIAPPAVPSLQSPADNALDVEVTPTLRWSKPAGTATFRLQVSTDTAFTTGLVYNDSTLTDSSKVMSALANLTKFYWRVNAKNAGGTSSYSAVRAFTTISAIPPAPALISPPTNAVNQQVNVVLRWNRANAATSYRLQVGTDETFATGIVINDSTLTDTSKTMAGLANSTKYYWRVNAKNNAGTGVYSATWAFTTIVANPSIPSLVGPADGATNQDLSVKYVWLKIAGATSYRLQVASDSTFASGVVVNDSTVTDSTKTVGGLAFGMKYFWRVNSKNIGGTSPYSSIWSFRTYDSDPAIPKQLAPANLATGLLTPLTITFTRPNGATSFHLQVSTDSTFAGGFVVNDATLADTFKTMVSLSYVTTYYWRVNADAVSGTSPYSPVRRFTTGIPAAAAPLLVFPLDQYRQATDSLRVIWRTSTPAVDRYWVDLSLDSGFVFSVPDSNLTDTTKIFRSLLPNQAYFWRVKAHNAGGWGPFGVVRKFTRDITGVNDRPEIPMELSLSQNYPNPFNPATKIEFALPQESRVTLEVYNLLGERVALLVDEVRAAGYHAVSFNASAMPSGLYIYRMVSGQMTFTKKMMLVK encoded by the coding sequence ATGGATCGACTGTCCCAGTGGTCTCGTTTGCCCCTGGCTCTCGGCATGTTGGTGATCACAGTGCTGGTTCCTATGCTCGCATTCGCGGGCGCGTCCACGTTCACATCAGACGCGTTCAATTCCCGGAACCTGATCCGTCCTCGCTGGACGATCACTGATGCGATCGGTGATGCAACGATCAAGATGGCGGGGTACACGACGGACAGTGCCATGGTGCAGATCGCCCTGCCGGGCGGGGTGGAGCACGATCTCTGGACGATCGGCTACAACGCGCCGCACATCACCCAGGCCTGTGCCAATGAAGACTTCACGGTCGACGTGAAATTCCTCTCGCCGCTCAGAGGCATCTCCTTCCAGACCTATCTGGCAGAAGGGCTTGTCGTGGAGCAGGACTCCGCCAATCTCGTGAGGTTCGATTTCACGACCGGTCATGAGGTGGATAGTGTGAAGGCGTTCGCCGCCTCGTTCAGCGACGGCTTTGCGTCGCCGTCCACCAAGATCAACAACAAGTACTTCGCCGGCTACGATGTCGGGCCCCTCTGGCTGCGCGTGTCGCGCACCGGCAATACCTGGAAGATGTACTACTCGCTGAACGGAACCGCCTACACGCTTGCTGACAGCTTCGTGCACGCGCTGAACGTGACCAGGATCGGCCTCTTTGCCGGCAACGCCGGGCCGAACCCGTCAGCGTTCACGATGAAGGCCGACTACTTCTTCAATAGCGATTCCCCGGTCGTGCCGGAAGAAGGCACACCGGTGGCCGACAACCTCGGGCCGTACATCTACAACGTCTCCTATATCGCGCAGCCCAATGCGTTCATGGTGAAGTGGAAGACGGATGAGCCGGCGAACGGCACGGTGGAATGGGGAACGACGGCGGCGTACGGGAGCACCCCGGTGGGCCATGCGTCCTATACGTATGATCATCGTGTGATCGTCAACGGAACCAATCCGAGCACGGACCATCACTTCCGGGTGACGGGCACGGATGAACAGCTGCAGACGAATGCCTCGGCGGACAATGTGTTCTTTACGGGCGGGTACATCGACGATCTGAAGATGGTGTCGGATGACTTCGGTGGTGGGGCGCTGAATGGGTCGCTCTGGACCACCTACAATCCGCGCGGGGATGCCTCCTTCGGGATCGCCGGCAAGAAACTCACGATCACCGTCCCCGGCGGTGTGTCGCATGACATCTGGACCGATGGGTACACGGCCCCGCACATCTTGCAGGACCTGAAGGATTTTGCCAACGTGTACGAATTCACCGTGAAGTTCACGACGCCGCTGGTCGGTTCCGCGTCCAACATCATGGTCCAGGGCATCGTGGCCGAACAGGACACGAACAACCTCATCCGTGCGAACTTCAGCTACGATGGCACGAGCGTCCGCATCTTCATCGGTGGGTTCTATGATGGCCTGAGTCAGCCGGACATCCTGGCGAATGAGGTCCTGACCGGTGCGACGTCCAACCTCTGGCTGAAGCTGACCCAGGGTGGCGGAACGTTCCGTGTGTGGTACTCGCTCAACGGCACGAGCTGGACGTTCATCCCGAGCATCGCACGTCCGCTGAATGTGACCAAGGTCGGTGTCTTCGCCGGCAATGGCGGCGCAAGCCCGCAGGCGTTCACGTGTTCCGCAGAGTATGTGGCAACGACGCTGCCCGCCAAGCCGTACCTGGCAACCCCGCTGAACAATGCGCTCAACGTGTTCGTCCCGCCGACGCTGGCATGGGACACGACGGCGTCGGCGACAACGTACCGGCTCCAGGTTTCCACGGACCCGGGCTTCGGAAGCACGGTGTACAGCGATTCGACCCTGACGGCCGTGACCAAGCAGGTTGCCGGGCTCGGCTACACCACCCAGTACTACTGGCGTGTCCGCGGCAAGAATACCTGGGGCGTCGGTGCCACGTCTGATGTATACACGTTCACGACCGCCATCGCTCCGCCCGCCGTCCCGTCGTTGCAGTCGCCCGCCGATAATGCGCTGGATGTGGAAGTGACCCCCACGCTGCGCTGGTCCAAGCCGGCGGGCACCGCCACATTCCGCCTGCAGGTGTCGACCGACACGGCGTTCACGACAGGGCTGGTGTACAATGATTCCACGCTCACCGACAGTTCGAAGGTGATGAGTGCGCTTGCGAACCTGACGAAGTTCTACTGGAGGGTCAACGCGAAGAACGCAGGCGGCACCAGCAGCTATTCGGCGGTGCGTGCCTTCACGACCATCTCCGCGATCCCGCCGGCGCCGGCGCTCATCTCGCCTCCGACCAATGCGGTGAACCAGCAGGTGAATGTGGTGCTCCGTTGGAACCGCGCGAACGCAGCAACCAGTTACCGGCTCCAGGTCGGCACGGACGAGACCTTCGCGACGGGCATCGTGATCAACGATTCGACCCTGACCGACACATCGAAGACGATGGCCGGCCTTGCGAACAGCACGAAGTATTACTGGCGCGTCAATGCCAAGAATAATGCAGGCACCGGCGTGTACTCCGCCACCTGGGCATTCACGACGATCGTCGCCAATCCATCGATCCCGAGCCTCGTCGGTCCGGCCGATGGGGCAACGAACCAGGACCTTTCGGTGAAGTATGTCTGGCTCAAGATCGCGGGCGCGACGTCGTATCGCCTGCAGGTGGCGTCCGACTCGACCTTTGCCTCGGGCGTGGTCGTGAACGACTCCACCGTCACGGATTCCACGAAGACCGTTGGTGGCCTCGCGTTCGGCATGAAGTACTTCTGGCGTGTGAATTCCAAGAACATCGGCGGCACCAGCCCGTATTCTTCGATCTGGAGCTTCCGTACCTACGATTCCGACCCGGCGATCCCGAAGCAGCTCGCCCCCGCCAACCTGGCGACGGGTCTGCTGACCCCGCTGACGATCACCTTCACGCGTCCGAACGGCGCCACGTCGTTCCATCTGCAGGTGTCCACGGACTCGACGTTCGCGGGTGGATTCGTGGTGAACGATGCAACGCTCGCGGATACCTTCAAGACGATGGTGTCGTTGAGCTACGTGACCACCTATTACTGGCGTGTGAACGCCGATGCCGTGAGCGGCACGTCGCCGTATTCACCGGTGCGCCGTTTCACCACCGGCATCCCGGCGGCAGCCGCGCCTCTGCTCGTGTTCCCGTTGGATCAGTATCGTCAGGCAACGGACAGTCTCCGTGTGATCTGGCGTACCAGCACCCCGGCGGTGGACCGTTACTGGGTGGATCTGAGCCTGGATTCAGGGTTCGTGTTCTCTGTGCCGGATTCGAACCTGACCGATACCACGAAGATCTTCCGGAGTCTCTTGCCGAATCAGGCATACTTCTGGCGCGTCAAGGCGCACAATGCGGGCGGTTGGGGACCTTTCGGCGTCGTGCGCAAGTTCACGCGCGACATCACCGGAGTGAACGATCGTCCTGAGATCCCGATGGAGCTGTCACTGTCGCAGAATTACCCGAACCCGTTCAATCCGGCGACGAAGATCGAATTCGCGCTGCCACAGGAATCGCGTGTAACGCTCGAGGTCTATAACCTCCTGGGCGAACGTGTGGCCCTGCTGGTGGATGAGGTCCGCGCAGCCGGATATCATGCCGTGTCGTTCAATGCGTCGGCGATGCCGAGCGGCCTGTATATCTACAGGATGGTGTCGGGCCAGATGACCTTCACGAAGAAGATGATGCTGGTGAAGTAA